The genome window TACAACAGTCTTCACATTCATGAATAGTCAGACACAACACATTTTAACAAAGAACACGATCAATTTGAGTGTTTCACCATGTATTACGTATGGACAGAAATTGCAAAGGTGTCTCGGGTAGGGCTGTTACgttgaccgtattaccgccacaccagcattcacgagtcatgaccgcagtcaaattccacgtgaccgcttagtcacggtaactaggcttcGCCAAAACTGCTCTCTGATGCCGTTGacggtcattagtagcctaccaaacttgctaatggcctggtactctgcactctattgtccctcaaatcactctgacatcaatgcaaatgcaatcgaaaatctaatcaaacacttcattttacatttacattttacattttagtcatttagcagacgctcttatccagagcgacttacagtagtgaatgcatacatttcatacatttttatttattttttctgtgctggccccccgtgggaatcgaacccacaaccctggtgttgcaaacaccatgctctaccaactgagctacagggaaggccacttCATGTTATCCCATcccatttctataggctatgcaattacgTGAGAAAAGcgttttgatggcctctattaaaaagaggatcccatATGTGAATGTGAAAACAGATTTCTGACTGGCCACCATTCAAAAGAGGATCCCAGCTTTCTTGTGCTGCTATATTTAGTgctacattcttaaaatgaagcacgtTAATCTGCATTCCAACCGGTGTAGCCTACCAGTCATACATAGGCGCGGTGCATGAGTTTTAAGTTTGGGGGAAGCAAATTTTCACCATAAATGCACCTTTTATAATGAAGCATTCCATTCCATGTATCATCGCATTTGCAGACTTGTGTAAGATAGCCTACTATTTTGcaatgtgatgagtagattggatagtcataatTTAGGCTAATAATGTAACTCAATCACTGTTTGCAAAAAAGACCGTTCAATGCATGGCTGAGCGTGTAGAGTAGGCCCGGGCTATATCAGATATGTTTCTTCTTCCTGCTGGAGGAAGAAATGATTGTCCAAAAACAAACTTTTAAGTAGCACTGACCCAACATTGATAAATAGTGAATATGTGCAGTGTGCACTCACCAGGGATATTGCCTCCACTATTGGCTCAATTAAGTTGATAATTTTGATAACTAAAAGACCTCTTAGTCTTCTTTCTTCACAGCAATAACCATTTGCATTCCAAACTGTTTTCCTGCggtttatattttacattttttaaatatgccTGGTTTGGCCTCTAGCCTACTTTTCAGACAGTCGCAACACAACAATAATCCTTTCCTTACAACTGTAGGCAATGCGATTTTAAACAATACacaactacatttaaaaaaaaatatataatgatcctctgtggccaaatcatgACTATAGTACCCtgttttgaatgattttattCATTTATGGACAGGAGTAGGCTAATTCAGCTATTTAATTTTGGCAATTTAATTGTATTTACTTTAGGGAAAGCTTAGTTTCCCCTCACCTTATGGACTTGCCACCTATACTTGCATATTAAAAACGTAACCGCACGTAACCTACATTCGCAATTCGAGTGCAGGCTAcagatttttatatattttttgtgggCCATTATCAATCAAAAATaattccacacatacagtaccagtcaaaagtttggacacacctactcattcaagggtttttctttattttttactatttgctacattgtagaataatagtgaagacatcaaaactaaagtaaccatatattttatatttgagattcttcaaagttgccaccctttgccttgatgacagctttgcactctcttggcatgaACTCAagcagcttcatgatgtagtcacctggaatgcatttcaattaacaggttgttaaaagttaatttgtagaatttctttcctccttaatgcatttgacgCAGTCAGTGACAAGGTAGGATTGGTATACacaatatagccctatttggtaaaagaccaagtccatattatggcaaaagcagctcaaatgagcaaagagaaatgacagtccatcattactttaagacatgaaggtcagtcaatccggaacatttcaagaactttgaaagtttcttcaagtgcagtcacaaaaaccatcaagcgctatgatgaaactgactctcatgaggaccaccacaggaaaggaagacccagagttaactctgatgcagagcataagttcattagagttaccagcctcagaaattgcagcccaaataaatgcattCCAGAGATAAAGtaacagaaacatctcaacatcaactgttcagaggatactgcgtgaatcaggccttcatggtcgaattgctgcaaagaaaccagtactacaggacaccaataataagaagagacttgcttgggccaagaaacatgagcaatgtacattagaccggtggaaatctgttctttgttcTGTTAAGTCCAAATGTGTTTTTTAAAATTCCAACtgctgtctttgtgagactcagGGTAGGTGAACGAAGGATCTCCGCATGTGAggctcccactgtgaagcatggaggagtaggtgtaatggtgtgggggtgctttttctggtgacactgtcactgattcatttagaattcaaggcacacttaaccagcatggctaccaccacattctgcagcaatacgccatcccatctagtttacGCTTAGcaggactataatttgtttttcaacaggacaatgaccacaaacacacctccaggctgtgtaagggctatttgaccaagaaggagagtgatggagtgctgcatcagatgacctacaatcacccgacctcaacccaattgagatagtttgggatgagttggactgcagagtgaaggaaaagcaggcaacaagtgttcagcatatgtgggaactccttcaagactgttggaaaagcattctaggtgaatttgtttgagagaatgccaagagtgtacaaagctgtcaaggcaaagggtggctactttgaagaatctcatatatataaaatatattttgatttgttttaacactttggttattacatgattccatgtttatttcatagttttgatgtcttcactattattctacaatgtaaaaaattaaaattaaaacatgaatgtgtaggtgtgtccaaacttttgactgatactgtatattaataggctatacagtgcattcggaaagtattcagaccccttaacttaaaaataaataaattacgttacagccttactctaaaatggattaaataaaaaaaatcctcatcaatctacacacaatacccgataatgacaaagggaaaacaggtttttagaaatgtttgcaatttatcaataaacagaaataccttatttaaataagtattcagaccctttgctatgagagtcgaaattgagctctggtgcatcctgtttccattgatcatccttgagatgtttctacaacttgattggagtccacctgtggtaaattcaattgatttaacTTGATTTGGAAagagacacacctgtctattaaggtcccacagttgacaacacatgtcagagcaaaaaccaagccatgaggtcgaaggagttgtccgtagagctccgcgacaggattgtgtcgaggcacaggtctgaggaagggtaccaaaagatttctgcagcattgaaggttcccaagaacatagtggcctccatcatttttaaatggaagaagtttggaacaaccaagactcttcctagactgTGCAATCGGGGGATTAGGGCCTTGGTcacggaggtgaccaagaacccgatggccactctgacagagctccagagttcctctgtggagatgggagaaccttccagaagggtaaccatctctgcagcactccaccaatcaggccagacggaagccactcctcagtaaaactgTGCAATCGGGGGATTAGGGCCTTGGTcacggaggtgaccaagaacccgatggccactctgacagagctccagagttcctctgtggagatgggagaaccttccagaagggcaaccatctctgcagcactccaccaatcaggccagacggaagccactcctcagtaaaaggcacatgactaaaggactctcagaccatgagaatggcagcatcatgctgtgggtatgttttcagtggcagggactgggagactagtcaggattgagggaaagattaatggagcaaagtacagcgagatccttgatgaaaacctgctccagagcgctcaggacctcagactgcgtcgaaggttcatcttccaacaggacaacgaccctaagcacacagccaagacaacgcaggagtggcttcgggacaagtctctgaatgtccttgagtggcccagccagaacccaatcgaacatctctggagagacctgaaaatagctgtgcagtgatgctacccatccaacctgacagagcttgagaggatctgcagagaagattgggagaaagtctgcaaatacaggtgtgccaagcttgtactgtagcggcatacccaagaagactcgaggctgtaattgctgccaaaggtgcttccataaggtaaagggtctgaatacttacgtaaatgtgatatttcagttttttttatgttgaatacattagcaaaaatgttttaACTATTTTTGCTTTGGCATTAGGGGGTATTGTATGTAACTTGATGAGAagggaaaaaaaaatgtaatcaattttagaataaggctgtaatgtaacacaatgtggaaagtCTAGCGGTATatatactttcagaatgcactgagATAGAGACCAGATTCAatttgagaatagtctgatgggtgaaacaCGTGTTCTTCTGTGGGTTGCTGTGGAAACAAGTTTCTTCTTGTGTACAGCCCTCTTAAAGTGGGTATTGGTCTTGCCATAACCATACATCAGTATGTGCCATTTGGTACAGTACAAGTATAGTATGTCCCTGTGATCTATACTATGAGTAAAGGGTGGTTATGAGTGCAGCATATTTTTGATGTAGGAACAACCTCCAGTAGTCTGCCTATATAGATGAGATCACAAGTACCCTCAGTAGCTAATATCTTCTGGCCTGGCATAGCCTGTGTGTTCTTGTTTGCGTACAGTACATctatataacgtgtgtgtgtgtgtgtgtgtgtgtgtgtgtgtgtgcgcacattttTATGAGCAGCATGTACAGTATTGTCTCAGTGTTGGCTCAGCCAGGAATAACAGGAGAACATAAACTCAATAATGGAAAGTGCTTTACATCAAAGCAGTCCCCCTTCTCATCTCTCACTGCCTTCAATTTAATTTAAATTTATGCCCTCTCCCTGTTATATAACACTTTGTTAAAGTGGTCCATGTTATGGCATaccgtttttttattttattttaccaggtaagttgactgagaacacgttatCATTTAAAGCAACAACCTGGGAAATAGTTacaggggacaggaggggggtgaaagagccaattggaagctggggatgattagttgaccgtgatggtatgagggccagatttgaaatttagccaggacaccgggatTAACACCCCCTACtattacaataagtgccatgggatctttagtgaccacagagtcaggacacccgctTAACCTCCCATCCGAAAGACTGcaacctacacagggcaatgtccccaatcactgccctgcgGCATTGgtcatttaaaatatatttctttacctactggccctccaataccacttcctgcagcatctggtctcccatccagggaccgaccaggaccaaccctgcttaacttcagaggcaagccagcagtgagatgcagggtgttATGCTGCTGGCAAAATGTTGCTAGGTAAACAGAAGCACATTCAAACCAAGCTTTTAAGACGTTTGAGTGCAGATGATTTGAGTTCGAAAAATGTCATGTTCTCACTTGAGTGCGGTCAGATGATGGCTTCTTCCCTGTCCTGTGTTTTCCATAGAAAGTGGAAGTAGATAGTTAGACCAGACAACTGAGTACAACCGGTCATAATAAAGGCTCTGCTGCTTATGACTCAGCACTTAATTGGTCAGCCGTTAGCATTGATTAGATGAGCCAATTCACCTGGTTTCCCTAATCAGCTGCCAATTCAGGGGGTCAATATTACAGACACTGCAGCACACCGTAGACCTGATCCATCTGTCTCTGTACCTTTTTAGTGTTGGGCTATAAAGACACCTCTCCCTCGACTTCTACTTTCAGCAGCAGCGGCCTCCCAACAGACCCAAACCCAAAATGGCGGCCTCGTCTCCTGCGGCTGCGGTCAAGCTGTCGGCCAGCCGGAGCACGTCTGGCGCCCGGAGGAGGAGGACGCGTTGTCGGAAGTGCGAGGCGTGCCTGCGGACAGAGTGTGGAGAATGCCACTTCTGTAAAGACATGAAGAAGTTTGGAGGGCCAGGTCGCATGAAACAGTCCTGCATCATGAGGCAGTGTATAGCGGTAGGTCTCCGACTAATCTTAACTACAGTAAGTCTGTTTGGCTTTTCATTGTGATATGTTTTAAATGGTCAAACTAAAACTATCCTGCAAGGTGTGGACGTTTTAGAGTGAGTTTCTAATATGATGTTTGTGGTCTCCAGCCTGTCCTGCCCCACACAgcggtgtgtctggtgtgtggagaggcagggaaggaggacacagtggaggaagaggaggacaagTTTAACCGCATGCTCATGGAGTGCTCCATCTGCAATGAGATAGTCCATCCTCTCTGCCTCAAGGTAAACGGCTCAATACAGTGTGTGGATGCTGTCACTGAGCCTCATATCTCTCTGTACGTGATCGATCGATTCAGTGTGAGCACTTACGTTACTGCAGTGTATTTGTTTATGGTTGCCCTTCATCCTATAGAGGACTTCTATGCTGCAAATGATATATGATAGCTTTGCTTCTTACTGTCTCACTTTTACTTGTGCTTTCTATCACCTTCACCCACTCAGTACTTGTGCTCTATTGTTCAGGTGAAAGATTCCGGTGGAGTTGTAAATGACGAGTTGCCAAACTGCTGGGAGTGTCCAAAATGCAACCATTCAGGGAAGACAGGGAAAGTAAGCATCTATGTGGGTGTGGAACCGGAATGTTCGGAATATCCAGCCTCTGTTCAAGACATCAAATGTATTGTAAAAATACTTTAGAATTAAAAGTGTCCGGAAACAAATAGGCAAAAGATATAAAGTAGTCTTCTCTTGTTTCTCACCTTTTGGCCGTCAAGCAAAAAAGAGGACCAGGGTTCAAGTACGCGTCCAACCTTCCCGGGTCGCTGCTGAAGGACTCACGATTGAACCGTGACATCAAGGAAGAGCCCGACCCGCCCAGTCTGCCAACATCACCCACTGGGACCACGGAGACCATGACCACAGTGAAGAGGAAGGCGGAGCGTGATGACACCCCCAAAACGAAAGCAGAGGAATCGCCTCCTCTGAAGAAACGTTCTCCCATGCTGTCTCTGGGCGGGCTGCCCCGACCCAGGCCTGAGGACAACCCtctgaggaagaagaggatgctGTTCGACATCAAAGATGAGGACGAGCCTCCTGTTGTCAAGAAAAAGGTAATTTATCCAACAGACTGATCAGACTGATCATGGATAATTACGTTTATAATGAAGGCCTTAAGTTTATTTTGTCAAGATTCAATTGCCAAACAGTAACCCTTGTCATTTGAGAATTGTAAACCCCTTCAACCCCTTGTGAAACACTACTTGGAGAAAAATGTAGAAGATTATATGTATAAGGCCACTTCAAACTGTAAAGTGGATTGTAAGAAATGCATGTCAGAGTAACTGATCTGCTCCCTATGTTCCTTAACAGAAGAAGCCCCCAAAATCTGATGACCTTTTGATCCCCAAGCTGTTAAAGACCATCAAGCAAGAGCAAGTAGATGAGGACGAAGAACACAAAGACCATGAAGATGAAGAGCAGGACAGATGCACAGGGGACAGGGTTGCAACTAAAgggaaaagagaagagggggaagaggatggagatgaggaggaggagaaagatggtggtgtagcggacaGTAAAGACGGTACAGTAAAGACTATGCTGAGTCCACTGCTACGGACGTCTACAGCCAGAGAGAGTGACCAGTCCTGCTCCAGCTCTCCCCGGGCAGGGCCCAGCAGTGAAGGGTGCGATGCCCCAGAGAAGACACCTGGCCAGCTGAAGGCACGCAAGCGCCGCCGCCTCCCCAACAAAGAGCTGAGCAAGGAGCTGAGCAAAGAGCTCAATCTGGAGATTCAGAAGACCGAGGACTGCCTGGCCAATCAGAACCGCAGACCACTGAAGAGGGAGGACAGCCCAGCCAATAACAGCCGTCGACCCTTGAAAACTGAGGACTCTTCGACCAATCCGAACCGCAGACCACTAAAAACAGAGGACTCCCCTGCCAATCATAACCGCAGGCCAATTAAGACTGAGGATGGCCTATCCAATCACAACCGCCGGCCATTGAAGACCGAGGACCGCTTAGTCAATCAGAACCACAGGCCAATGAAGACAGAGCCTGAGAGCGACGGGGAGGAGCCTAAGCCCAAGCGGCCACTCAACAACTGCACCAGTGACCTCGGAGACTGGCTTCACCCCAGGGGGCGGGAATTAAACGGGACGCCCCGCCAGATCTCGCCCCTGGGGTGGAACCGCAGCCCTCCGATCACACCCATTTGCCCACGCCCCCCTCCCTGCCGCTCACCACCCAAGTGTGTCCAGATGGAGCGTCACGTGATCCGACCGCCTCCCATCAGCCCCCCGCCAGACAGACTGCCCCTGGAAGACGGACAGACCCACATGATGCACAGGGAGGTGTGGATGGCCGTGTTCGGGCACCTCGCACACAGAGACCTTTGTGTCTGCATGCGCGTCTGCAAGACCTGGAACAGATGGTGAGTTTTCAGATGTGCTGTGGCTATCAGACAGAGCAAGGGGTCTGATACCAAGTTAAACCAGTCAGTCTTGTGAAGTAGCGGGTTGTGCTTCTCATAATGGACCTTGTTCATTGGAACTACAGTATGAACGCTAAGCCGTAAGGCTGATGGCTAGCCTAGAGCTCTCACCTCGGTGTAGTCGTTCCACAGCTGTAGCTATGGTGGCTGTGTGATCGTGTGCTAACCTTCGCCCCTGCCTCCCCAGGTGCTGTGATAAGAGGCTGTGGACGCGGATCGATCTAAACCGCTGTAAGTCCATCACTCCCCTCATGCTGAGTGGCATCATCCGCAGACAGCCTGTGGCTCTGGACCTCAGCTGGACCAACATCTCCAAGAAGCAGCTCAGCTGGCTCATCAACAGACTGCCAGGTAAACACCAGCCAGCAGTGTTGGAACTGAGGGAATGTGCAAATCCCTCCGTGCCTTTATAAC of Salmo salar chromosome ssa01, Ssal_v3.1, whole genome shotgun sequence contains these proteins:
- the LOC106564592 gene encoding lysine-specific demethylase 2B isoform X11, which translates into the protein MSVKGCYTDFHIDFGGTSVWYHVFKGGKVFWLVPPTPHNLALYEDWVLSGKQSDIFLGDRADGCQRVELKQGYTFFIPSGWIHAVYTPEDTLVFGGNILHSFNIPMQLSIYEIENRTKVNSKFRYPFYHEMCWYVLERYVHCLTKRSHLTLEFRREPLLIDLETKLSTESPSSDSRSQDMDEEDSCETQQGRDEQGDRSAFDDPCSPDNRKGKSSGLRHLKAALSNDSEDSCIPTSTQPPEFPKTPFGSPVSESQSKWTHLTEFELKGLKALVEKLEALPENKKGVPDGIKDPQALLEDMKVVLKEHEDDDPKMAATGVPVVFWPKKSAKQQRPPNRPKPKMAASSPAAAVKLSASRSTSGARRRRTRCRKCEACLRTECGECHFCKDMKKFGGPGRMKQSCIMRQCIAVGLRLILTTPVLPHTAVCLVCGEAGKEDTVEEEEDKFNRMLMECSICNEIVHPLCLKVKDSGGVVNDELPNCWECPKCNHSGKTGKAVKQKRGPGFKYASNLPGSLLKDSRLNRDIKEEPDPPSLPTSPTGTTETMTTVKRKAERDDTPKTKAEESPPLKKRSPMLSLGGLPRPRPEDNPLRKKRMLFDIKDEDEPPVVKKKKKPPKSDDLLIPKLLKTIKQEQVDEDEEHKDHEDEEQDRCTGDRVATKGKREEGEEDGDEEEEKDGGVADSKDGTVKTMLSPLLRTSTARESDQSCSSSPRAGPSSEGCDAPEKTPGQLKARKRRRLPNKELSKELSKELNLEIQKTEDCLANQNRRPLKREDSPANNSRRPLKTEDSSTNPNRRPLKTEDSPANHNRRPIKTEDGLSNHNRRPLKTEDRLVNQNHRPMKTEPESDGEEPKPKRPLNNCTSDLGDWLHPRGRELNGTPRQISPLGWNRSPPITPICPRPPPCRSPPKCVQMERHVIRPPPISPPPDRLPLEDGQTHMMHREVWMAVFGHLAHRDLCVCMRVCKTWNRWCCDKRLWTRIDLNRCKSITPLMLSGIIRRQPVALDLSWTNISKKQLSWLINRLPGLRMLLLSGCSWVAVSALCTASCPLLRTLDVQWVEGLKDAQMRDLLSPPTDNRPGQLDNRSKLRNVVDLRLAGLDITDTSLRLLICYTPQLTRLDLSYCNHVTDQSVNILTAAGTTTRDSLTDINLSVCNRVTDQSLTYFKRCGSICHIDLRYCKQVTKEGCERFVAEMSVSVQFGLVEEKLLQKLC
- the LOC106564592 gene encoding lysine-specific demethylase 2B isoform X10 — translated: MNEKHATGKGVMSKSSRRAVDVMDVSTQKGSEMSMAQFVRYYETPEEERDKLFNVISLEFSHTKLENLIKRPTVVDLVDWVDNMWPLKLKRRQTEATNVISEMKYPKVQKYCLMSVKGCYTDFHIDFGGTSVWYHVFKGGKVFWLVPPTPHNLALYEDWVLSGKQSDIFLGDRADGCQRVELKQGYTFFIPSGWIHAVYTPEDTLVFGGNILHSFNIPMQLSIYEIENRTKVNSKFRYPFYHEMCWYVLERYVHCLTKRSHLTLEFRREPLLIDLETKLSTESPSSDSRSQDMDEEDSCETQQGRDEQGDRSAFDDPCSPDNRKGKSSGLRHLKAALSNDSEDSCIPTSTQPPEFPKTPFGSPVSESQSKWTHLTEFELKGLKALVEKLEALPENKKGVPDGIKDPQALLEDMKVVLKEHEDDDPKMAATGVPVVFWPKKSAKQQRPPNRPKPKMAASSPAAAVKLSASRSTSGARRRRTRCRKCEACLRTECGECHFCKDMKKFGGPGRMKQSCIMRQCIAVGLRLILTTPVLPHTAVCLVCGEAGKEDTVEEEEDKFNRMLMECSICNEIVHPLCLKVKDSGGVVNDELPNCWECPKCNHSGKTGKAVKQKRGPGFKYASNLPGSLLKDSRLNRDIKEEPDPPSLPTSPTGTTETMTTVKRKAERDDTPKTKAEESPPLKKRSPMLSLGGLPRPRPEDNPLRKKRMLFDIKDEDEPPVVKKKKKPPKSDDLLIPKLLKTIKQEQVDEDEEHKDHEDEEQDRCTGDRVATKGKREEGEEDGDEEEEKDGGVADSKDGTVKTMLSPLLRTSTARESDQSCSSSPRAGPSSEGCDAPEKTPGQLKARKRRRLPNKELSKELSKELNLEIQKTEDCLANQNRRPLKREDSPANNSRRPLKTEDSSTNPNRRPLKTEDSPANHNRRPIKTEDGLSNHNRRPLKTEDRLVNQNHRPMKTEPESDGEEPKPKRPLNNCTSDLGDWLHPRGRELNGTPRQISPLGWNRSPPITPICPRPPPCRSPPKCVQMERHVIRPPPISPPPDRLPLEDGQTHMMHREVWMAVFGHLAHRDLCVCMRVCKTWNRWCCDKRLWTRIDLNRCKSITPLMLSGIIRRQPVALDLSWTNISKKQLSWLINRLPGLRMLLLSGCSWVAVSALCTASCPLLRTLDVQWVEGLKDAQMRDLLSPPTDNRPGQLDNRSKLRNVVDLRLAGLDITDTSLRLLICYTPQLTRLDLSYCNHVTDQSVNILTAAGTTTRDSLTDINLSVCNRVTDQSLTYFKRCGSICHIDLRYCKQVTKEGCERFVAEMSVSVQFGLVEEKLLQKLC